DNA from Granulicella arctica:
TGGAAACGGATAACTTGATTAAATGGTCGGCCTTTGCAAATGGAAACGATATATATCGATGGCAGTCCTTCTCTCCAGTGCGATGACGTGCTCCTACGCGAGTGCGCAAGCGGTACAGGTACTCGAGACCACGGCGGATGGCAAACAACTGCTTGCGCACAGCGAGACAGGCTTTTCGCGAAGCCCTGGCGCAGCCAAGGTACACATCGAGGTCGACGCGGATACCCAGTTCCAACAGATGGACGGCTTCGGCGCTTCGCTCACCGATAGCTCTGCCTCGCTGCTCGCAAGACTTCCTGCCGAGCAGCGTAAGCAGGTGATGCAGGAGCTCTTTGCACCGGAAGGTCCACTCGGCCTTACTCTTCTTCGGCAGCCGATTGGCGCAAGCGACTTCTCGGCGCACGGTGACTACAGCTATGACGACGTTCCGGGCGGCAGGCCGGACACTACGCTCGCAGCATTTTCAGCAGCGCCGGATAGGTCTTACTTGTTTCCCTTGCTCAGGGAGGCGGAACACCTGAACCCCCAGCTTCGCGTGATCGCGTTGCCGTGGAGCGCGCCGGCGTGGATGAAATCCAATCACAGTATGAGAGCCGGTTCGCTCGAGGATCAATACCTGGAAACCTATGCTCGCTACCTTGCACGATCCGTCGAAACCTTCAGCTCGGAAGGGGTGCCGATCTTTGCGCTGTCGCTGCAAAACGAACCACTCAACGAAAACGCGAGCTACCCCACTCAGCTCATGCCACCAGCGCAAGAGGCGAAGCTTGCTGCAGCATTACGACTACTGCTGGTGGCTCACGGCCGCTCACCGCTGTTATTCGGCTATGAGCATAACTGGGACCATCCAGATTACCCGGCACAGTTGTTGAAGACGGCGGATGAACTCACTCCGGCGGGCTCAGCACCACTGTTCGCCGGGATCAGTTGGCATTGCTATGGGGGCGATGAGTCTGCACAGATGACGTTCCTGAAGGATCACCCAAGAAGTGGCATCTGGTTCACGGAGTGCTCCGGGACCTATCGTGACACCTTTGCCGACTCCTTTCTCTGGCAGGCGAAACACTTGCTTCTGGGGGCGCCGCTCAACGAGGCCCGCAGCGTCATGCTATGGAACCTCGTGCTCGATCCGCACGGTGATCCGCACAATGGTGGGTGCGGCGATTGCCGCGCATTGCTCACCCTGGAGCAACACCCGGGTAAGCCAGCTACGCTCGGTCGCAACGTGGAGTATTACATACTGGCCCATGCGGCACCGTTCGTTCATCCCGGGGCGGTACGCGTTGCCGGCACGGTCCGAGGTTCGCGTGATCTCGAGACAACGGCCTATCGCAACCTCGATGGCACCTTTGTGGTGTTGGTGTTAAATGCATCTCCTGAAGCCGAGGACATCAATGTCGACACCTCTGGCGTCTCCGTATTCCACCGTCTCCCAGGACGCTCGCTCACTACGTTCACCTGGGGAACAGCGACTCCTACCGTGCTAGACGGCGTTTATCGCTTCACGCTGGAAAGGAAGGAAGGAGGCGGAGAAGAACAGTTTCTTGAAGCCGCGAAACAAGAATCCCTTCCAGGTTGGCGGCCTGTGACGACCATGGCGAATCAACTCTGGTCGGTACGACGGTTGGCCACAGGGCGATATGAGATTCGCAACGTCGCCACTGCGCAGTCGCTCGCGATCGCTCAAAATGGGCTTCTGGCAACTGTGGCGCTCGATGGTTCGCATATAGCTCCGCTGGCTCTCAAGATCGACGGAAATGGAATCTGCATCGTCTCTCCATCGGCGTCCCCATGCCATATTCCTGCCGCCGCAGAACCTCTTAAACAGGGTTTGTATATGCGTTGGTTGGCACCTTCTCTACCCCCGCCCCTGTGATAAGGAAAACTTATCTAAAACAACTGAAGATTGCATTTTACAATCTCTCCTCGCACTCACTACAGTTGCTCCCGCGCTTGACCGCCACTTCTTGCGGAAACGAAAGCTACCGGAGCCACTCGTCCATGTTCTTCCAAAAGCACGCCGCCACCAGAACTCCAACCTCCGTCAGATCTCTTGGAGTACTCGCACTCCGCAGGTCAACCTTTCTTCTTGCCATGAGTATTTGGCTCGCGCTGGGCGCTGGCAGTGCTTGGGCACAAGTGGAGACAGCAGATATCCTCGGGAAGATCTCTGACAGCACTGGCGCGATCATTCCTGGAGCATCGGTGAAGGTGACCAACCTCGACACCGATATCGCGCGCACCCAGAAGAGCAATGGAGTGGGTGAGTTCGTCTTCAGTGCGTTGCCGATCGGTCGATATACCGTGGTGATTGTGAGTCCTGGGTTTGAAACGTATTCGGTTCCCCAGATAAGCCTGTCCCAAGGCGATCGCGCTCGCGTGGATGCGAAGTTGGTTGTCGGTAACGTGCAGAATGTCGTCGAGGTTTCTGCTGTACCGCCTGATCTGCAGACGGATAGTTCCGTACTAGGTACGGTGGTGACGGATCGTCAGGTTGAGGATCTTCCCCTCAATGGGCGCAATTTCATGCAACTCGCGCAGATTCTCGCTGGCGCAAACGAGGGCCCTCCGAACGCGCTCTCGAGCGGCAACCGTCCCGACGATCGGCGTATGACCTCGTCGGTCTCGGTGAATGGGCAGGACGAGAACGTCAACAATCAGCTGATCGACGGGCTGGATAACAACGAGCGCATCATCGGCACGATTGGTGTACGGCCATCCGTGGATGCGATCGCCGAATTCCGCATTCAAACGAACCTGTACACCGCGGAGGTAGGCCGCTCTGCCGGAGCCATCATCAACATCATCACGAAGGGGGGCACGAACAAGTTTCACGGCTCCCTCTATGAGTTCTTCCGCAACGACATCTTCGATGCGACAAACTATTTTGCTCTTACGCACACGGAACTGCGTCAAAACCAATACGGCGCCTCATTCGGCGGGCCTATCGCCAAAAATAAGCTGTTCTTCTTTGCGGATTACGAAGGTTTTCGGCAGGTCGCAGGCCGCACCAATACTTCGACCGTGCCAACGTTGTTCGAGGAGCAGAATCCCGGCAACTTCTCCGATATCGGTCACACGAGTGTCCCTGCGAGCGCAATTTCCCCGATTGGCCTTGAGTTCTTCAAGCTGTACCCAACTCCAAACCTGACCGGCACCGCCAACAACTTCGTCTACAGTCCCAATGTGACGCAGAATTCTCAGACAGGGGATGCGCGGGTTGACTATGCGTTTCCGCGCGGCGACCACATCTTTGTACGCTTTAGCCTCAACCAGGTTGACTCGGTATCTCCTGGGACACTGCCGGTGGTCAACGGAGTCGCTCCAGGTGGTAACCCGTTTGCTTATGCCGGCACCTCCAATCAGTTTGCTCAGAACACGCAGGTGAACTTCGTTCATTTGTTCTCGCAGAACCTGCTGGGTGAGTTCAAGGCCGGCTATACGCGAATCAATAACGCTTCTTTCCCACTAAATTATGGGGAGAACCTTGCAGGGAAGTTTGGCCTGACGGGAGTCAATGTCGGCGGTCTTCGTACGTCAGCTCTCACGACCCTATCGCCAGCTGGCTATGCCTCAGTAGGCGATGGCATCTTTCTCCCACTGAACAATCTGGATAATACCTTTCAGGAGACCGGTCAGCTCACCTGGAACCGCGGTCTGCAAAGCATCAAGATCGGTGCGGGACTTGTTCGTCGCCAGGCAACGAGCGCGCAGAGTTCCTACCCGACAGGATATCTGCAATTCAATACCTATACGGGAGGGGGTGCTTTCGGCAACGTGAGCTGCGCACCCCTCGGGTGCCTGCTACGCGGGTTGGTCTATCTGTCTCAACGCGTCAATCAGCTAGACGCACCCGGGTTTCGAGTCTGGGAGCCGAGCGTCTATGTCCAGGATGATTGGCGTGTCGTGCCGAGACTTACATTGAACCTCGGTCTGCGGTACGACGTCTTTACGCCGTTCACTGAGTCGCACGATCGGTTGTCGAATTTCAATCCTTACACGGCGCAGATCATGGTGGCGGGAGTCAATGGCGTATCCAGCACCGCCGGGGTAGCGACCGACTACAGCAACGTCGCGCCGCGCATCGGCTTCGCCTTTGCAGCCAATCCGAAAACCGTGCTTCGCGGTGGCTATGGGATGACTTATATCCCGGTTTCTTCCGGCGCCAAGACCTCGCTCGGGAACGCTCCTTATGTGTACAACTACCGTTCCCAGTACAACACGACCAGGCTCTCGCAGGGGCTTCCGGTGCCGGTAGCCCAGAATCCGGATACCCTCAATACAGACCTCGTTCCCTTCACGCTGGCAGGCATCGATCCGCATTACCGTTCCTCCTACATCGAGCAGTTCAACCTGACGCTCCAGCAGGAGATCGGGGGAAGCACGGTTTCGATCTCCTACGTTGGGGAACTTGGCAAGCACCTTCGCTTGAACAACAACCTGAATCTGGCACCGCCGGGGTACAACTCGTGCCCGACCACCACGACGTCGCCATCAGCGAACTGCTATCTCTCTTCTCTTCCATTCGCCAAACTTTATCCAAACCTGACGACTGCGGACGAGATGACCAGCACGGGGTTCTCAAACTATAACGCGCTTCAGGTCGTCTATTCCCATCGCTTTACCAATAGCCTCGGCCTGAATGCGAACTATACCTGGGCACACGGCCTCAATGATGTTGCAAACTACGCCCTAGGTACCGCTTCAAACGGCGTGATACCAAGCGAGACGAATACGGTCGACTACGGAGACTCCGATCTCAATATCCGCAATCGCTTCGCAATGCTTCTAAACTACTCGCTCCCATTTGGCGAAAGTGCTCGGGGAATCAAGGGCGGCCTGATCAAGGGCTGGCAAACGAACGCAATTCTGCTTCTTTCCGGCGGTCTACCATTCAGTGTCACCGACGACACGGCCTATTCCAACACCGGCGTTTCCGGCGGCGGCGAGCGTGCGCTACAGATCGGCAATCCGAACGACCTACCGTCCAAAAGCATCAAGGGTTGGTTTGACACGACAGCCTTCACCCATCAGGTCTTCGCGACGTACATGCCTATGCGGCGCAACTCGCTTCATGGCCCTGACTATCGTGTGTTCGACCTGTCTGGATTCAAGACCTTCGCTCTGTCCGAACGCTTCAATTTGCAGTTTCGCACCGAGGTATTCAACGTGACCAACACCCCCAACTTTGCGCAGCCAGACTCCGGGGTCGGCGATGGTGGGATCGGTACGATCTCCGCCACTCGGCTCGGATCAACTCCGCGCCAGATTCAATTCGCTTTGAAGTTGCTGTTCTAATCCAGGCATCAATCGTTGATCGTTGCTTTCGTCAGTCATTTCGACGCACCGTATCAGAGGGTACACACCATGAAGCCACACAAACGATTCCGCCCGTCGGTCAAAAGCTCGGCAATCATTGGCGCTATATGTTTCAGTGTCTTTCCGCTACAGCACTCGCTGTGCTTCGCACAGACCGTTCAGGTCTATGAAACCACGGCCAACGGATCGAATCTATTGGCCCAACAGAACTCCGTCACCTTTAGCAGTGGGGGCGGCACTGGCAGCTATACCATCACTGTCAGTCCCTCGCAATTGCTGCAGTCCTGGGACGGTGTCGGCGCTGCTCTTACGGACTCCGCCTCTACAGTGATCGCGGCAGTTCCTGCAAGCCAGCAGACCACTGTACTCCAACAGCTGTTCAGCCCAAGCATTGGAATAGGCTTGAACATCGTTCGCCTCCCGATGGGGGCGAGCGACATGAGTGCCAGCGGTAACTACAGTTACGACGATGTGCCCGCGGGAGAGACAGATCCGAACCTCACCAGTTTTTCCATCGCTCACGATCTAACCAACACGATTCCGCTCCTGCAGTCTATTGCTTCCATCAATTCGAACCTCAAGGTAATCGCCGTGCCGTGGAGTCCGCCCGCGTGGATGAAGACAAATGGCTCCATGGATGGGGTTTCAGGTGCGTCAACCGCTACCAGTCAGATCATCATCAGCGACTTCCCGGTGCTGGCTAGCTATTTTGTGAAGTTTGCTCAGGCCTATGCCGCGCAAAACGTGCCAATTTACGCGCTCTCAGCCCAAAACGAACCTTTGAACACCCAGAGTGGCTACCCTTCCGCGATTCTCACCGCCAGCGACGAGGCGACGTTTATCGCGAACGATCTCGGTCCATCGCTATCGACAGCTGGGCTAAGCAGTATCAAGATCTTCGGTCTTGAAGACAACTGGTCGGATACCTCGTATGCTCAGACGCTGCTCCAGTCGAGCGCAGCCAGTTACCTCGCAGGGACGAGCTTTCATTGGTATAACGGTTCACCCTCGGCGATGTCCACTGTACAGGCTCTGAATACAACCTTAGGAACTTGGCTGACCGAAACGACCGGCACGGTCAGTTGTCCGAATGGGGCGGGCACTTGTCCGGTTCTTTCTGCTTCGACCTTCTCGGCGAGCGGATTCAAGACCCAGATGCAGCAGATCATTATGGGTTCCATTCAGAACTCCGGACGTGGAGCGCTTGGATGGAATCTCGCACTGAACCAAAATGAAGGCCCTCAGAATGGCGGATGCTACAACTGTGTGGGCCTCGTAACGATCAACAACAGCGTTTCACCGGCAGCTATCTATTACAACACTACGTATTATGTTCTCGGCCACGTCGGTAAGTTCGTCACCCCGGGTGCGAGCGTGATCGGGACAACGACACAAGGGTCGACCGGTATTCAGGACGTCGGATTTCTCAACCCGGATGGCAGTGTCGTCGTGGTTGTCTTCAACGCTGCATCTTCAACCCAAACGTTCAATATAGCGGAAGGCTCAGAAAGCTTTACTTACACCCTGCCGTCGGGGGCCGCTGCAAGTTTCAAATGGTCGCCGAATTAATCCTATTGCCGTCCCGAAGCTAGATAAATGCGCTGTTCTCGCGCGATACAAACTCTGTTGTGAGCGGCTGCGCCGGTCCGAGGATGGGTGCTGACTCGCTTCAACTTTCACCTCATTCTTCGCGATAGAGCTGCCCACATATCAGTGATGGAACCGATAGATTAACAATGGATTACGCAGCTCGAAGTATTGGTTCTCCCTGGTCGCCATGTGAACCTGCATACGCTGTTTTCTCCCATTCCGCTATCTGTCGGATGCAACGGGCAAGGAGTGGTGGTGTGCTTCCGTGTCTCTTGCTGTGCCGTTAGGACGCGGGCCAACGGGAGCACGATCTCCGCGAGGTGTTCAACGCATTGCTGTATTTGACCAGAACGGGATATCAGTGGCGCTGGGTCCGAACGATTGCCGCACAGGTCCTTGAAAACCCGCTTTTAGGGAAGCCAACGGAAGAGTCGAACCGGTGATCGCTACCATTTCCAGGAATAGCCGATGCCTTTTAGAACCAATGTTTTGTGGTGGGACCAATAAGGTTGATTCTGGGACCAATCTGGGAGCAATAAGCTGTTCCAGAGGAGTTTTGGGAGCCATTGGAGCGACCAGGGTCTTTTAGAGTCAATGGTTTACATTGGATAAGCAAAATAGCATGGAAGAGGGTCATCGGTTCGAATCTGCGAGGGCACAAAACTCCGGCGCGAGGGCACAGAAAAGAGCACAGAATTCTGCGTCTTACGTGGTTTACAAGGACTTATGCGGCGGCTGAGGCCTTGTAAGTGTTTGTATTGCTCAGGATTGGATTTTTCTTATGAAGAGATCGCTAAGCTCGAACCGCAAGAAAAGTTTGTCCGGGCGTTTCCGAAAGGGGCGTTTGCCGTTACCAATGTCTTCTCTTGATGATTTGCGAAGCCAGCGTAGTGCCCCAAGGATGTATTTATCAACATGAGTTGGCTAGGGTTCCCTCTTCCGCATTATCTTCAAACACGTATTCCTGACAGATCATCCACCGCTGCCAAAGAGACGAAGGTAGCACCTCTCGCGTAATTTTACGGCTGGGGAATTAATATGAGACCTGAGCATCCGACGTTCGGAAACGTGGACGCATGCGATACGTCAAGAATCTCGTGCAATTACTAGCGTTCCTATGTTAGGCGCTACACTAACAAACTCCTGGCTGCTCGATGGCCCCGACAGGAGAGGCGAAGGTGAAAAAAGAGGGAGTGCGGCAACCGCACTCCCTTCGAACCGGCACCAGCGAAGAAACAAGAGCCCGGGCCAGCAGGTATTACAAAACCGGAGGTGCGGTCCGGTAGTAGAAGCCTGCAGGACCAACCGAGCTGCCGCTGTTCTGAATCACGCTCTGGTTACTCCACGAGTACGGTGATCCGGTTGCGTTCGTGGCGTAATACAGGTTGTTGTCGCCGGGAATACCTTTCCACGCCATCACGAGCATTTCGTCGGCCGCAATCAGGCACGGCCCGTGCGAGGTGCCCTTCGAGCCACATGAGCTGAAGCTGGCCGAATTCCATGCTGTCGTGATATCGGGCTTCACGATGCTGTAGATGCCCGTGTCCTGGCCGCCCTTGAACGCGAGCACAAATCCATTCGCAAAGTACACCAGCGTCGGCTCGATGCTGGACGCCGAATTCGGCACAGGTGTGAAGTTCGTGAAGTTTCTGCCATCGGTGGAGGTGGCGCTGTACAGGCCGTCGTCATCCCCCGGCCCACGCCACACCATCAGGATGTTCCCGTCCGGGTCGGAGGCGATGGCGGGTGACGAGGCCGTCGTGATGGGTTCGTTGTTGTGTTGCGTCAGGGCTGCGAGTGCTTGCGCCGACCATGGATTGCCACCCATGCCGTAGTTACTCGTCCAGATGCGGTTATCGTTGCCCACTCCGATCCATGCCAGCGCGGCGCCCTGCTTCCACGGAGTAATCGAGGGCGTCCACGAGGTCGCTCCCGGGCCATCACCCCAGCCAGCCTGGCCTGCCGTTGCAGTGAAATCCTTGTTGATGCTCCAATACATGCCGTCTGCGTCTGCGGGACCGCGGCAGACCATGATCTCTGTGTAGTTCGCCAACTGCGTCACAGCCGGCCGGGTCGAGGTGGTAGCTTGCGGCAACGCGTAGCCCAGTCCAAAGCCCAGGCTTTGATACACGGCCTCATCGTCAATACCTCGCCAATAGAGCATTACGTTACTAGGTTGGAAGCTCATCGTTATGGTCCTTTCATCGTTGAGTCGCGCGGCGGGTGTCTGGCAGACGATCCTCGCTGTCCCCGGCCTGCTTGCCGCAGGGGCTTGGCTTCTTTGTCAGTGCTCTGGCTGCGCGATGGCCAGCGCACCGGCGAAGCCCGGCGAGTTTCGACAGCAAAGGATAGAGTTGGCTATCCGCCGTCACTGGGAAGATGACCGCCATGGTCGCGGAGGCCAGTTATCGGCAGCCATCCCCGATCTCCTGAGCGGCCGGTGCTTCGGCCAAAGCCAGCCCAGCAGGTAAGGCGACTTTGCCCGGGCTGTCGGAACTCTCCAGATCTCCGCCACTGTCTGCTGGATTTCAACCTTTCGCTTTCTGCGGCGGATCAGCATCTTTACCTCCTCGAAGTGTGGAGCGTGTTATGAAAATGAACCGCACCCAGGCCGTACGTCCTCAAGCGGTACTCAATTGGCACTTAATTGCCCTCAATTCCATCGGAAGTTCTCAGGACTTCTTATGCCCGGTGAAATGCGCCGGACGTCCGCGGCCCGTTCGAAGTACAGCGGCTGCCGCAACAGGGTCCGCCAAATCTCGTCCCTGGAGGGAACAGTTACGGACTGGCTCCGAGCTTGAGCTTCAGGGTGAACTGCAGTTTGGGGCAGCGCTACCGCCTTTGCCACGCCCATGGAAAGAAGCGTCAGCAGAATGAGAATCGAGGCCGTCATTGATACTCGCGGGGATTGCCGCAAGCGAAGATCGAGGGACATGGTGAGCTCCTAAAGCTGAAATCAGAAATTCTGAAGCAGACGAATCGGAGACTGGTCAGCCCTGGCCAACCTATTTGGTCGGCGACGATGGCTTAGGACGCCGAGATCCTCGGCGTATGTCATGAAGAAATGCGGCCAAGAAAGCAGCGGCCAGAACACCGAGGGATATGATGGCGGGAAGTTCTTCGTTGAACATGATGTTCCTCTGAGACATGTCTAGGGATGGTGGCGATGTACGCGACTGCGTTTCAATCGCGCGCCGGAATGATGCACCACTATTTGTCTCGTAGAAGAACTTTCCGGGGCTTCAACTCCGGCTCAACTCTGTCTCAATTGTCGATCAAGCGATGAATTGCAAACGGTTTGTAGCCAGGTTCGGGCTAGTTTACCGATTTCTGAGACACGAGTTTCTGGCGAGTCGGCGGAGATAGAAGGCGTCTGGATCGGTGTGGTCGCAGAGGTTGAAGAAGTGACAACACACATCGATCGCAGCAGTGCGATTGATTTCCGTTGCCATTGTGCGGCCAAGTCCAAACCAAGAGAGTGGGAGTTCAGAAGACCCTCATTCAGAACGCTCCTCTGAGAGAAAATGCGCTAATTGGAGATTTCCAGGTTGAGGCGGTAAATCTCTTCGATCGAGGTGTCCTTCAACAAAAGGGGGGAGCCGTCGGGAGTGATGCCCAGCCATGGACCGAAGAAGCCGCCGCGAGGAAAGCCGCGCAGGTCGGCCCAACGCTCGAGTTTGCGGTCGTCCATCGGAATGCGATACAGGGTGGGATCGCCTCCAAAGAACGTGTCGAAATAGAGGTAACGGGAGTCGCGGCTCCAAATGACATCGTTGACGCCAACGCTGGCGAGATCGGTCCATTGCTGTGTCTGCATATCGTAGAGGCGGAGGGTGCGATTGTCCTGAGTAACGGCGGAGAGGAAACGGCCGTCCGGCGACCAGCGCGGAGTCCACATGCCTTCAGACCCATGGAGCGTTTTGTGCGAATGGCTGTCCAGATCATAAAACTCAATGGTCAGGTTGGGATCACGCTCGCTGCCGAAGTCGAGCAGTCGGCCGAAGGAGATCTGCTTGCCGTCGGGAGACCAGTTAGGAACGCCCTCAGTGGCGCTCTCCTCGAGGATGGGGTACGCCTTGCCTCCATCGGCCGGGACCAGGTAAATGCGCCACGGCGACCCGGGTTGGCTGGCCATGAAAGCAATCGTGCATCCATCGGGCGACCACTGCGGAAAACGTGCGACCAGGGGCGATTTGCTAAGCTGCCGTTTTTCGCTTCCGTCAGGACGGCTTCGCCAGAGGGTTCCCTCCGGATAAGCGGTATAGACAATCCAGGAGCGATCCGGCGAAAAGCTGACGCCTTCCGCCGAAACACCTCCGAGGAAAGGCTGAAGCTGGCGGGTAGTCGCGTTGACCGTCATCAGTTCGCCACGGAGGTGCGAGCCAACGGCCCACAGGGCGCGGCCATCGGCACTCGGCAGCGGTGCTTGCCAAAGATCGCTTAGACCCACGGTAAGCTGGGTCGGCTTTGGCTCCTGGAAAAAGGAGTATTTCTGTCGGCGCGGAAGAACCCAGATGCTACTGGAGACGAGGCCGTGGACGACATAGAAGAAGTTACGACCGTCGGCCGACCAAGTGCCGCAGCAAACCTGGTCTTCATTGGCG
Protein-coding regions in this window:
- a CDS encoding glycoside hydrolase family 30 beta sandwich domain-containing protein: MAVLLSSAMTCSYASAQAVQVLETTADGKQLLAHSETGFSRSPGAAKVHIEVDADTQFQQMDGFGASLTDSSASLLARLPAEQRKQVMQELFAPEGPLGLTLLRQPIGASDFSAHGDYSYDDVPGGRPDTTLAAFSAAPDRSYLFPLLREAEHLNPQLRVIALPWSAPAWMKSNHSMRAGSLEDQYLETYARYLARSVETFSSEGVPIFALSLQNEPLNENASYPTQLMPPAQEAKLAAALRLLLVAHGRSPLLFGYEHNWDHPDYPAQLLKTADELTPAGSAPLFAGISWHCYGGDESAQMTFLKDHPRSGIWFTECSGTYRDTFADSFLWQAKHLLLGAPLNEARSVMLWNLVLDPHGDPHNGGCGDCRALLTLEQHPGKPATLGRNVEYYILAHAAPFVHPGAVRVAGTVRGSRDLETTAYRNLDGTFVVLVLNASPEAEDINVDTSGVSVFHRLPGRSLTTFTWGTATPTVLDGVYRFTLERKEGGGEEQFLEAAKQESLPGWRPVTTMANQLWSVRRLATGRYEIRNVATAQSLAIAQNGLLATVALDGSHIAPLALKIDGNGICIVSPSASPCHIPAAAEPLKQGLYMRWLAPSLPPPL
- a CDS encoding TonB-dependent receptor, which codes for MFFQKHAATRTPTSVRSLGVLALRRSTFLLAMSIWLALGAGSAWAQVETADILGKISDSTGAIIPGASVKVTNLDTDIARTQKSNGVGEFVFSALPIGRYTVVIVSPGFETYSVPQISLSQGDRARVDAKLVVGNVQNVVEVSAVPPDLQTDSSVLGTVVTDRQVEDLPLNGRNFMQLAQILAGANEGPPNALSSGNRPDDRRMTSSVSVNGQDENVNNQLIDGLDNNERIIGTIGVRPSVDAIAEFRIQTNLYTAEVGRSAGAIINIITKGGTNKFHGSLYEFFRNDIFDATNYFALTHTELRQNQYGASFGGPIAKNKLFFFADYEGFRQVAGRTNTSTVPTLFEEQNPGNFSDIGHTSVPASAISPIGLEFFKLYPTPNLTGTANNFVYSPNVTQNSQTGDARVDYAFPRGDHIFVRFSLNQVDSVSPGTLPVVNGVAPGGNPFAYAGTSNQFAQNTQVNFVHLFSQNLLGEFKAGYTRINNASFPLNYGENLAGKFGLTGVNVGGLRTSALTTLSPAGYASVGDGIFLPLNNLDNTFQETGQLTWNRGLQSIKIGAGLVRRQATSAQSSYPTGYLQFNTYTGGGAFGNVSCAPLGCLLRGLVYLSQRVNQLDAPGFRVWEPSVYVQDDWRVVPRLTLNLGLRYDVFTPFTESHDRLSNFNPYTAQIMVAGVNGVSSTAGVATDYSNVAPRIGFAFAANPKTVLRGGYGMTYIPVSSGAKTSLGNAPYVYNYRSQYNTTRLSQGLPVPVAQNPDTLNTDLVPFTLAGIDPHYRSSYIEQFNLTLQQEIGGSTVSISYVGELGKHLRLNNNLNLAPPGYNSCPTTTTSPSANCYLSSLPFAKLYPNLTTADEMTSTGFSNYNALQVVYSHRFTNSLGLNANYTWAHGLNDVANYALGTASNGVIPSETNTVDYGDSDLNIRNRFAMLLNYSLPFGESARGIKGGLIKGWQTNAILLLSGGLPFSVTDDTAYSNTGVSGGGERALQIGNPNDLPSKSIKGWFDTTAFTHQVFATYMPMRRNSLHGPDYRVFDLSGFKTFALSERFNLQFRTEVFNVTNTPNFAQPDSGVGDGGIGTISATRLGSTPRQIQFALKLLF
- a CDS encoding glycoside hydrolase family 30 protein, which translates into the protein MKPHKRFRPSVKSSAIIGAICFSVFPLQHSLCFAQTVQVYETTANGSNLLAQQNSVTFSSGGGTGSYTITVSPSQLLQSWDGVGAALTDSASTVIAAVPASQQTTVLQQLFSPSIGIGLNIVRLPMGASDMSASGNYSYDDVPAGETDPNLTSFSIAHDLTNTIPLLQSIASINSNLKVIAVPWSPPAWMKTNGSMDGVSGASTATSQIIISDFPVLASYFVKFAQAYAAQNVPIYALSAQNEPLNTQSGYPSAILTASDEATFIANDLGPSLSTAGLSSIKIFGLEDNWSDTSYAQTLLQSSAASYLAGTSFHWYNGSPSAMSTVQALNTTLGTWLTETTGTVSCPNGAGTCPVLSASTFSASGFKTQMQQIIMGSIQNSGRGALGWNLALNQNEGPQNGGCYNCVGLVTINNSVSPAAIYYNTTYYVLGHVGKFVTPGASVIGTTTQGSTGIQDVGFLNPDGSVVVVVFNAASSTQTFNIAEGSESFTYTLPSGAAASFKWSPN